In Exiguobacterium sp. 9-2, the genomic window AAAAAATGAATCCGACGTCGCTCGTCTCTTTTCCAAACGTCAGCTCACGTGGTGTCTCTGTCTCCACGTAAGATGTCGCTTGCTGCGAAGCGTCATAATCGAATTGTGCCCAAATCATAAAGGCAAATACGAGTAGCGCAAGTACTGCAACAATCGTTCCAAGGATTCGTTTACTCCATTTTTTCATGTCATTCCCTCCCTATAGCGTTATACCTATTGTTATGTGTTAAATCACATATGAAAACAAATGATAGAATTTTCAGTCATTGTAAGCATCCCTATCTCTTTTTCATGAATTGGTTTAAGATAAAGTCACTATTGTTTTTTCGAAAGGAGATTTACGTTTTGCCGCGTACCCTTGTGTCTACGATTCAATGGTTTTTATTCATCATCTGTACCAACATTGCCCCACCCCTTGCCATCGCAGCATCGTTTGAACTCTCGGGTGCCGAGACGCTTTCCTTTTTATCTCGTTGTCTATTCGTATTTGCCATCTTAAGTCTATTTCAAGTCCTACTCGGACACCGTCTTCCAATCATGGAAGGTCCTGCTGGAATTTGGTGGGGAGTATTCGCTCTCTATTCATCGATTGGTGTCACGCTGTACGGCAGTTATTCGAACACGCTACAATCGCTCGGATTCTTACTCTTACTCAGCGGAATCATCTGTATCATCTTGACGGTGACAGGTGTCTTACGACGCTTAGTTCCGCTCTTCACTCCACAAGTCATTGGTGTTTATATGTTATTGCTGTCGGCACAGCTGTCGGGATCCGTCATGAAAGGATTGTTGAATATCGAAGACGGACGGATTCAAGCATTACCTGCCGTCATCTCGATTTTGACCGTCTTGATCTCGCTCTATTTAGAACGCAGTGATCGCTTACGACAATATGCTTTATTGATTACACTACTCGTCGGTTGGAGTATGTTCGCACTGATCGGACGTGCTGAGATGCCGAGCTTCGACGGTCCACTGTTCACTTTACCGAGCCTATTACCATTCGGCGGTATTCATATCGATTGGAGCCTATTACCGACTGCTATCATCATCTCGTTACTCTTGATGACGAACGTCTTAGCGAACATCAAGGTCATTGAACGAATCATCAGTGCGAAGCGCGGAGAAACGGTCAAAGGACAAGTCGGGACGGCTGGTATCACGGCTGGTATCGGACAACTCTTCGCCGGTCTGTTCGGTACAGTGGGTCCTGTTGCTATTTCCGGAACGGCTGGATTCATCGCCTCAACGGATAATACGGACCGCAAAGCGTTCGTTTATGCGA contains:
- a CDS encoding purine/pyrimidine permease — translated: MSTIQWFLFIICTNIAPPLAIAASFELSGAETLSFLSRCLFVFAILSLFQVLLGHRLPIMEGPAGIWWGVFALYSSIGVTLYGSYSNTLQSLGFLLLLSGIICIILTVTGVLRRLVPLFTPQVIGVYMLLLSAQLSGSVMKGLLNIEDGRIQALPAVISILTVLISLYLERSDRLRQYALLITLLVGWSMFALIGRAEMPSFDGPLFTLPSLLPFGGIHIDWSLLPTAIIISLLLMTNVLANIKVIERIISAKRGETVKGQVGTAGITAGIGQLFAGLFGTVGPVAISGTAGFIASTDNTDRKAFVYANITCLFLSIVTPFVGLIAKIPVAVGYAMVAPIVAGMAIIGVTEAARDLNRQTAMITVGLPVLVGIGALLLPKEATADLPPLMTTLMSNGLVLGTLVALLAEALRHIRTND